Genomic DNA from Paracoccus sp. MBLB3053:
TTTTCGGGATCTTCGTGAACCGAAAGAACGTCATCGTCATCCTGATGTCGATCGAACTGATGCTGTTGGCGGTGAACATCAACTTCGTCGCCTTTTCGTCGCATCTGGGTGATCTGGCCGGCCAGGTCTTCACGATGTTCATCCTGACTGTTGCGGCTGCCGAGGCAGCCATCGGCCTTGCCATTCTCGTGGTCTTCTTCCGCAACCGCGGCACCATCGCGGTGGAAGACGTCAACGTGATGAAGGGATAAGAAGGTATGGAAAAGGTAGTCCTCTTCGCGCCCCTTCTGGGCTCGCTGATCGCCGGCTTCGGCTGGCGCCTGATC
This window encodes:
- the nuoK gene encoding NADH-quinone oxidoreductase subunit NuoK; the protein is MIGLTHYLVVGAILFVTGIFGIFVNRKNVIVILMSIELMLLAVNINFVAFSSHLGDLAGQVFTMFILTVAAAEAAIGLAILVVFFRNRGTIAVEDVNVMKG